The nucleotide sequence ACCGCCGCCCACACCGCTGCGGCGCTGGGGATCAGCCGGTATCGCGCCGAGTGCCTGCCCGCGGACAAGGTGCGCAGGGTCGCCGAGATCACCGAGCGCCCGGTCGTGATGGTGGGCGACGGGGTGAACGACGCCCCTGTGCTCGCCCGCGCGGACGTCGGCGTCGCCATGGGTGCGAAGGGGGCGACCGCGGCGAGCGAGTCGGCGGACGTCGTCCTGCTGGTCGACGACATCGGCGGCGTCGTGGATGCGCTCGCCATCTCGCGTCGAACCGTCCGCATCGCGCTGCAGAGCATCTGGCTCGGCATCGCCGCCTCCGTTGTGTTGATGCTGATCGCGGCCTTCGGCGTCATCCCGGCGATCGTCGGTGCCTTGCTGCAGGAGGCCGTCGATCTCGCGACGATCCTGGCCGCGCTGCGTGCGGCGCGGGTGCCCCGGGGTGTGCGGGTGCCCGTCGTCACCGGCGGCGCGCCGGCGCAGGTGTGATCCGGGACGTGAGCGGCCGGCGTCCCCTCACGCTGCGTCAGTACTCGCAGCCGGCACGTGCTCCAGACCCAGCCCGGGCTGACCGTAGGTGCCGACGACCTCGGCGATGACGATGCGGTAGGCGCCGATCCACCGGTCGTGCAGCCGCTTGGCCTCGCGGTGCGTGTCCATGCCGATGAGCTGCTGCAGGGCCTCGCGCGTCTCCCAGTAGTAGACCTCCGCGTGCAGGCCGGTCTCCTCGTTGCTCCACGCCTCCTCGCCGAGGAAGCCGGGGATGGCGCGGGCGCGCTCCGCGATCTCGTCGTTCAGCCGGTGGAAGTCGTCGTCGTAGGGCTTCGCCTCGAAGATGAAGGTCGACGTGTACATGGGCAACTCCTTCGTCGCGATGATGCTAGCAATCACGATCGGCCCGTGACTCGAACCAGGATCGCCTCTCCAGCCCGCTGTATATCCACGCGTCCTCGGCCGCAGCTACCGTGTGGCTGGCCGGCCTCGCCAACGTGGACGGGCCGCCGCGAACAGGGAGCAGAGGATCGCGCGATGGTGAACGAGCCGAGGCAGCACAGCGACCGGCGTCCCCTGCAGGTGCGAGTGGCGGTGGGTGCGCTCGTCGCCGTCGCGGCGTTCGCGTTTTCGGGATGTTCGGGCGAAGTGAGCCCTGTCGATCGTGCTCAGGCGCAGGTCACCGCGAAAGAGAAGGCGGTGAAGGAAGCACGGGCGGCGGCGGATGCGGCTTCGCAGGAGTTCTGCCAGGCGAGTAAGACGTACATCGAAGCTCTCGACCGGTACGGCGACATCCTCACGCAGACCGCTCCGACTGTGGGCGACGTGAAGGATGCGGGCTCCGATCTGGCCAAGCCCAGATCCTCCGCGTTCGATGGCGCGGAAGCGGCCGTCGAGGCTCACCAGGAACTCGCGACGGCCGAACAGGAGCTCGTCGCCGCCCGAACCGCCCTCGACCAGGCGCGAGGGGAGTCCTCCGGCACCCCGGAGGGCGATGCGACTCCGCAGCCGACAGCGACCCCGCTCGTCCCCAGCGCGACCGTCGATCGTGTGAAGCAGGCTGACGCGGAGTTCGCCGCCGCTCAGTCCGCCATCACGGACCAGACCACCCTCGTGGCCGCTTCGGAGCAGTTCAACAGTGCGGCGGTCGCTCTCGAGTTCTCCTGGCTGCAGCTGTTCTCGCAGGCCGGCTGCATTCCCGACGCTCAGGCCCAGGAGGCCTCCGCGGCCGTCAGCCGCTACGTGACCGAACTGCAGCAGAGTCTCGCCGCCGCCGGCTACTACTCGGGCGCGATCGACGGCGTATACGGTCCGCAGACCGTCGCGGCCGTCGAAGAGCTCCAGACCGTGAGCGGCCTGCCGGTGACAGGAACGGTCGACAAGGCGACTGCCGCAGCGCTGGATGCCACGCTCCTCGCCCTCGGTGGCGCCGCCGCGCAGACGAACACGGCCAGCACCGCCGCCCTCCAGCAGACGCTGAAGCTCGCAGGCTTCTGGAGCGGCCCGGTCGACGGCGTCTGGACTCCCGCGCTGACGGAGTCCCTGCAGGCGTTCCAGACGAAGCTCGGAGTCGAGGCGACCGGAACGGTGGATGCCGCAACGATCAGCGCCTTCGACAAGGCGCTCGCGCAGGCGCAGCAGGCGCAACAGGCTCCGAGCGCGACTCCGACGCCGTCTCCCTGACGAAGCCCAGTCACTTCCCCGGGCCGACAAGACCCGCAGCAATCCCGACGATGGCGTTGACAGGCGATTGCTAGCCAAGAAAGATGTCTAACACCCGGGCCGGACATCCGGATCCGCGCGGGGCTCTTCGCACCACTTTCGGCTGTTCTCATCCCCTGGGGAAAGGTAAGAACGCATGCGAATCCAGCCTCGGCTGTGGATGGGGTTCCTGATCTGGGCCGGCTACGTCGTGGTGGTCTTCGTCGTCAGCGCTCTGATGGGTGTGCCCTACACCAGGATCGGTGCCTCCGCCGGGGAGACCTGGAGGGGCGCGGTCGTCGACCTGGCCGTCGCTGCGCTCTTGCTCGCGGTCACCACGTCGCTGCTCGGCTGGTGGCGGCCAGCGCTGTTCGAGCGCAAACGCTCTCGTCACGTCTGGCCCATCTTCGTCCCGATCCTGATGGCGGTCGTGGCGGTGGTGAACATCGTCACGACGGACTGGTCGAAGTTCGACGCCTCCTTCCTCTTCGCTCTCGTCGCACTCGGTGTCCTGGTGGGCTTCAACGAGGAGCTGATGACACGCGGCCTCGTGCTCACAGCGTTCCGCTCGCGGCTGCGCGAGGGGTGGGCCTGGTTCCTGTCCAGCGTCCTGTTCGGCGTGATGCACCTCGCCAACGCGGCGCTCGGAGCCCCGCTCGGCGGGACGCTGGCGCAGGTCGGTCTCGCCTTCGCCTCCGGGACGGCGTTCTACATCGTGCGGCGGGTGACCGGATCCCTGATCTGGGCCATGCTGTTGCACGGGCTCTGGGATGTGTCGGTGTTCGCGGTCGGGCACGCGCCGCTCGGCGTGCCGTTCGCGACCTTCCTGACGCCCGTCATCGGCATCCTCGCGCTCGCCGTCGTGTACTGGGTCATCGCGGGAGCGGACGAGAAGCAGGATCGCGAGCTGGCCGCACGCAGAGCTCAGGATGGCCGCGGGCCGGAGGCGCCAGGATCGGGTGCCGCAGTCCCCGGCTCGACCGGTTCCGGGTCCGTCTGAACCGTCTTGGTGTCCGCCGGGTCGTTCTGGCGCCGGCTGGCGAACAGGAACGGGATTCCGATCAGCTCGACCACTCCGCCGATGACGAGCGACGTGCCGTAGCCCCAGAGGTCGGCCGCGCGTCCGAGCGCCGGTTGGATGAACACCCCGCCGAGGCTGCCGAACAGCGAGTCGAACGACAGCACGGTCGCGCGCTGCTTCGAGGGGATCATGTCGTTCAGATAGGCCTGGCGAACCGGGCCGGCCACCGCGAACACGAAACCCCAGATCACCAGCAGGGCGACGGCGAGCCAGAAGAGGCTGGTCACCCCCAGCGCCACGAGGATCAGGATGCTCGTCAGAGATGCCCCGATGACTGTCGTCGTGCGCTTCGCGAACAGACGGCGGATGCGCGGGGCGAGCACCCCGCCCGCGACCTGCGCAAGCGACAGGATGGCGGCGGCGAGCCCGGCGATCGAGTACGCGGTCTTGTCGCCGTAGAGTTCCAGCAGATACGGCTGCAGCGCGTAGAAGGCGTAGATGCCGACGCCGGAGGCGAACGGCGCGGACAGGATCACCCAGCGCACCGACCGTTTGCGCAGCCCGTGATCGATCGACTGCTTCAGCACGTTCCTGGTTGCCGCGACCGGGCCCATCGAGTGGTCGGGTGTGAAGCCGAGGTCTTTCATCACGATGGCGGCGAACACCAGCATGACGACCAGCACGCCGGCTCGCAGCAGGAACGGCACGCCGAGATTCGTCGCCTGGGCGATGATCCCGCCGAGAACCGACCCGGCGAACATCGAGATCCCCGTGACGACCAGGCCGCGGCCGAACACGGCCTCCAGGCTCCCGGTGTACTTGGCGAACGCCAGGGCGTCGACGAGCCAGGCGTCCACCGCGCCCGAGAAGAACGTGAAGCCGAGACCGAGCAGCGCCGACACGATCGCCCACCAGACGAACGGCGCGTGCCAGAGCCACAGCATCCAGTACAGACCGGTGGTCACCGACAGCGTGATCGTGCCCAGCAGATAGGACGCCTTGCGCCCGACCGTGTCGGCGACGACGCCCGTCGGGATCTCGAAGATCACCATCCCGGCGGTGAAGAACGCGTTCGCGGCGAACGCCTCGAAGTTCGAGAGCCCGGCGTCGAGCAGGAAGAGGGTGTTGATCCCCCAGATGAATGACGCCGCCAACGTGTTGCCGAGCATCAAGGTCAGGTAGACGCGCTGCACGCGGCGAGCCGCCGGATTCATGACCCGCGACCGATCGGTTCATCCCGCCTCGTCACCCCGGCATCATGGACCCGATCGGGTGGGCCTGGCTACTCGCCACCTACGGTCTCCGGCCGAAGCGACGTGGCTCGAGACAGGGGGAGGCGGGATACTCACTAACATCCAATCCAGCGCCCCCGTGGCGTGCAGGACGAAAGGCCACCTCTGTGCACGACCTCCGTGATGTTGTCGTCGTCGGCAGTATCAACGTCGACCTCACCGCCATCGCCGACCGCCTCCCGACCCCGGGGGAGACCGTCGGGAACGCTGCCCTGCATCGAGACGCAGGAGGTAAAGGGGCGAACCAGGCTGCCGCGGCAAGCCGCCTCGGCGCGCGCGTCCGGATGGTCGGTGCCGTCGGGGATGACGCGGACGGGCGGTGGATGCTGCACGAGCTGCGAACTGCCGGGGTCGATGTGTCCGCCATACGCATCGTCGACGAGCCGACGGGCACGGCGCTGATCGCTGTCGATCGGCACGGGGAGAACCAGATCGTCGTCTGCCCGGGGGCGAACAGTGAGGTGTCTCTCAACGGTCTCCGTATCGCGGACGACGAGGTCGTCCTGACCCAGCTCGAGGTCGACACCGGGCTGGTGTGCGAACTGGCACGTTCGACCGCTGCCTTCTTGGTGGTCAATGCGGCTCCTGCGCAGGCGCTTCCCGCTGAGCTGGTCCGTCGCGCAGATCTGTTCATCGTCAACGAGTCCGAATTCGCGCTCATGCCTGAGCTGGCCGACGCGCAACGCGTGGCCGTCACCTACGGCGGAGACGGCGCCGCGCTCTACGAGAACGGCTCACTGGTGGTTCGCGTACCGGCCGTGCGCGCCGAGCCCGTGAATACGGTCGGGGCCGGTGATGCCTTCTGCGCTGCCCTTGCGCTCTCGTTGACCGCCGGTGTCGACCCGGAACACGCCCTGGGGATAGCGTGCGCGGTGGGAGCGGCAGCGGTGGAGGACGAGAGAAGCCAGCCGGCTTTCGCCAACCTGGCCGACTATGCGGGCGACCTGGCACGGTAACCGACGACGCACGCGCGTGATGCGGTGGCGGACGCGACTCCGTCTTATCTAGTGAAAAACCCCGGCATCCTCAAGGATCCGGGGGTTTTCTCTGGTGGCTCCGACCGGCATCGATCCGGTGACCTTTCGATTTTCAGTCGAACGCTCTACCAACTGAGCTACAGAGCCAGGGGATGCTCGCGCATCCACCTAGACGGAAGCCCTTCCTAGTGGAAGGGCTTGTCGCCGTGGCGACCCTGACGGGACTTGAACCCGCGACCTCCGCCGTGACAGGGCGGCACGCTAACCAACTGCGCTACAGGGCCTTAGTGTGTTGCTTTTTGAGTTATCTGGTGCTGATTAATACTAGTGGACACCGTTCGGCGTGACCCCAACGGGATTCGAACCCGTGCTACCGCCGTGAAAGGGCGGCGTCCTAGGCCGCTAAACGATGGGGCCGGATTGTCTCGAATTGCTTCCGCTTTCCGATGACCACCGACGCATAAGCATACGGAAGTGCGACAGAGAATGCGAATCGGGTTCGGATCCCGGGCGGGTCGGCGCCCGGCGGCCCGTTGCCGGTTCGCGCAACGCCACTCCGAAATCCGGGGATGGGGCGGAGCCGCGACATAGTCTGCGACCCAGGCGGTCCCCCCGGCCGCTCGTGCGGACGCACGCCGACCCCCATCGTTCCGGCCTCCGACCGGGCCGGAAAATCGCCATGTTGATAGAGTGACGCATGTTGACAGTGGGGCGCGTGTGACTCGCGTGACGGACGTCGACGCAGAAGTGAGCGGGCCGAGAAACACCATGAGACGCGAAACGACCAGCCGAACGGTTCCCCCGACCACCCGCGGTTCACGCCGCCGGGCGGTCATCGGTGCCCGCGCGACGCGAGCGATCGCGGCCCTGATCGTCGGCGTGGTGGCCTCGGTCGGCGCCGTCTCCGCCCCGGCGTACGCGGACAACTACCCCAGCTGGCAGGACGTCCAGGCCGCGAAGGCCAACGAGTCCGCCGCTTCCGCGCAGGTCAATCGCATCAACGGCCTCATCGCCCAGCTCAAGCAGGAGGTGGCCGACACTCAGGCGGCCGCGGTGAAGCGCGGCGAGGAGCTCGAGGTCGCCCAGGCGAACTTCGATCAGGCGGCCATGAAGGCCCTCGACCTCGAGTCGCAGGCCGCTGCCAGTCAGAAGAAGGCGGATGACGCGAGCGCCCAGGCTGGCAAGCTCGCCGCCCAGCTCTACCGCACCGGTGGCCGGAATCTGACCGCCAACCTGTTCCTCTCCGGCAACAACGCGACCTCCAAGAGCCCGGAGCAGCTCCTCTCCGACCTCGGCAGCATGTCGAAGCTGGTGGAGCAGTCCAACAAGGTCTACGCCGACGCCAAGGCCGCGCAGAACACGGCGAAGTCGCTGTCCGACCAGGCGGTCGTCGCCAAGGCCGACCGCGAGCGCCTCCGCGTCGTCGCCGAGGCGGCGATGCAGGCAGCGATCGAGGCGGCGAAGGCGGCGCAGGACAAGCTCGCCGAGCAGCAGAAGCAGATCGTCGTCATGCAGGCG is from Leifsonia sp. 466MF and encodes:
- a CDS encoding MFS transporter produces the protein MNPAARRVQRVYLTLMLGNTLAASFIWGINTLFLLDAGLSNFEAFAANAFFTAGMVIFEIPTGVVADTVGRKASYLLGTITLSVTTGLYWMLWLWHAPFVWWAIVSALLGLGFTFFSGAVDAWLVDALAFAKYTGSLEAVFGRGLVVTGISMFAGSVLGGIIAQATNLGVPFLLRAGVLVVMLVFAAIVMKDLGFTPDHSMGPVAATRNVLKQSIDHGLRKRSVRWVILSAPFASGVGIYAFYALQPYLLELYGDKTAYSIAGLAAAILSLAQVAGGVLAPRIRRLFAKRTTTVIGASLTSILILVALGVTSLFWLAVALLVIWGFVFAVAGPVRQAYLNDMIPSKQRATVLSFDSLFGSLGGVFIQPALGRAADLWGYGTSLVIGGVVELIGIPFLFASRRQNDPADTKTVQTDPEPVEPGTAAPDPGASGPRPS
- a CDS encoding peptidoglycan DD-metalloendopeptidase family protein encodes the protein MRRETTSRTVPPTTRGSRRRAVIGARATRAIAALIVGVVASVGAVSAPAYADNYPSWQDVQAAKANESAASAQVNRINGLIAQLKQEVADTQAAAVKRGEELEVAQANFDQAAMKALDLESQAAASQKKADDASAQAGKLAAQLYRTGGRNLTANLFLSGNNATSKSPEQLLSDLGSMSKLVEQSNKVYADAKAAQNTAKSLSDQAVVAKADRERLRVVAEAAMQAAIEAAKAAQDKLAEQQKQIVVMQAQLAALKDATAKTVAGYEAGVAAAAAAAAARGSGGLPGGYVGPQGWAVPAAGPITDGFGARPSPGGVGSTYHLGIDIGASCNAPIYAAHDGTVVYAGPNGSYGNFVLIDNGGGIQTGYAHIRNGGILVGIGQQVGAGQPIARVGTTGASTGCHLHYEVRVGGEKIDGIPFMRDRQAPLG
- a CDS encoding CPBP family intramembrane glutamic endopeptidase; this translates as MRIQPRLWMGFLIWAGYVVVVFVVSALMGVPYTRIGASAGETWRGAVVDLAVAALLLAVTTSLLGWWRPALFERKRSRHVWPIFVPILMAVVAVVNIVTTDWSKFDASFLFALVALGVLVGFNEELMTRGLVLTAFRSRLREGWAWFLSSVLFGVMHLANAALGAPLGGTLAQVGLAFASGTAFYIVRRVTGSLIWAMLLHGLWDVSVFAVGHAPLGVPFATFLTPVIGILALAVVYWVIAGADEKQDRELAARRAQDGRGPEAPGSGAAVPGSTGSGSV
- a CDS encoding ribokinase; its protein translation is MHDLRDVVVVGSINVDLTAIADRLPTPGETVGNAALHRDAGGKGANQAAAASRLGARVRMVGAVGDDADGRWMLHELRTAGVDVSAIRIVDEPTGTALIAVDRHGENQIVVCPGANSEVSLNGLRIADDEVVLTQLEVDTGLVCELARSTAAFLVVNAAPAQALPAELVRRADLFIVNESEFALMPELADAQRVAVTYGGDGAALYENGSLVVRVPAVRAEPVNTVGAGDAFCAALALSLTAGVDPEHALGIACAVGAAAVEDERSQPAFANLADYAGDLAR
- a CDS encoding antibiotic biosynthesis monooxygenase family protein, translating into MYTSTFIFEAKPYDDDFHRLNDEIAERARAIPGFLGEEAWSNEETGLHAEVYYWETREALQQLIGMDTHREAKRLHDRWIGAYRIVIAEVVGTYGQPGLGLEHVPAASTDAA
- a CDS encoding peptidoglycan-binding domain-containing protein, whose product is MVNEPRQHSDRRPLQVRVAVGALVAVAAFAFSGCSGEVSPVDRAQAQVTAKEKAVKEARAAADAASQEFCQASKTYIEALDRYGDILTQTAPTVGDVKDAGSDLAKPRSSAFDGAEAAVEAHQELATAEQELVAARTALDQARGESSGTPEGDATPQPTATPLVPSATVDRVKQADAEFAAAQSAITDQTTLVAASEQFNSAAVALEFSWLQLFSQAGCIPDAQAQEASAAVSRYVTELQQSLAAAGYYSGAIDGVYGPQTVAAVEELQTVSGLPVTGTVDKATAAALDATLLALGGAAAQTNTASTAALQQTLKLAGFWSGPVDGVWTPALTESLQAFQTKLGVEATGTVDAATISAFDKALAQAQQAQQAPSATPTPSP